Proteins found in one Carassius auratus strain Wakin chromosome 42, ASM336829v1, whole genome shotgun sequence genomic segment:
- the tdrd6b gene encoding tudor domain-containing protein 6 isoform X2, whose product MCSFPGLPVVGSNTTVHITRVNLNPHTVLVEFGGSLNNGQENIEVYQHLKKDLDIPRKRQQHTFEGKPGEVCLVYEDRTWHRARILSKSEHEYKVFLIDDGKLLWVSSKVLTKCPQNLCSLSPKVELCILANVSALCLESAWSVDALNVIRSLCGKDISGCVQDVIMPSRIIILDIPSLSKQMYDLGFARNMSNGDFKSLVMHLQHLPRKNPSIQTDLVNTNSQEEHASDPDRLDQYLYPELLPGAVETVTVTQVINPLKIYCKLHVLSQELKKLSEQLQEYYEDSFAVQMPMLLYDGSPCATKGSEGKWYRSVLQQNNVSDVVKVFHVDYGIGDFVKLSNIRPLSARFFKLPVVTYACSLHGVIDKGIGWRTEQIEYLKSVVLDQILVGKFEHYSANESVYYITLYGNDSVNVNDTFGHREQCLSTTEKICGDRTLETLNKVAHKDMSGRNVPVHCLASTTLTKCSDSFEDVTVTRLSENGKNLQPAEVRPSSNVTAAPSFQNETYVVSPPKTEVGAEEKVQITCVQSVNQFYGHFAQNTETVMKMTIDIQQLCQNQPQAKFSIYPEMMCLAKYADGLWHRGQIESTHPKILVQFVDYGDVVVLEKSDILPLPPKASEIASIPIQAVQFELFNVTLPEQCELNEWFKNYATDCMFTAIVKQNSGKLSVVIYDEKTNLNSKIKEQWNKTSKGKGFTFSKGTEKAHIFSKSAEGMESRGERHNFKTTSKAHKTCKKVPKPVVEDTLEQNFQTVTSHTTGHSRAKPIVLQQQVSSHYPKLTDLPPRALDAGLVSDIYVSHCNSPSSFFVQLASDEGEIFSLLDKLNYAPLSVAQVELDLLQSNDLVVAEYTADGAWYRAVVQDKKNGVVQVQFIDFGNEATLLPHKIRHLDKQFLSSPRFSIQCTLEDGRRGKRDWTQEEIMTFKKAAGEYGEKKIQCKFIQKDASAWIVSLELELEERHLFDAVLKPGAQPESQMHCDECIQPFAFKEPAISQGQIVDAYASSIVGPNYFWCQFKNSEELDKISLLAQEIGNSSQTKPIRPDQLCQGPCLALFSDRLWYRAQVINTHSKTVSVHFIDYGNESEIDLIFVKPLPTKLLESPPQAFLCQLEVLGSADGMWSDAAADKFFELLVDEPLKVTIQNTVMSSDLPNCSQYNVIVECNGLIVNDLMKDYWCDPKPQVCSKVTVGANIKPTASEHSFGIKSSETVQKDNAPKLNCGQVNNGASNDVNPDLHSFDPQISQNKLVAAETQEKSITYPTLTAVDGSMMVPELSVQCLPQAVDLPLRMIEPGKVSEVYVSHINSLTSFFVQLVEDENALFTLTELLNSHQPSEKDDIHASSVQQGSLVKAMFSEDDSWYRAVVKDMTQNGMIQVEFIDFGNEANVSLLKICRLDVPLLSYPRFGIHCSVNLDDQFKMQKGMEQMFLFNNIFGEAGENKLSCKFIKENGITWEVKITPSGNSSDSNEKLDSLDAKASPVVSKPVKDTFQLLFKKPEVSLGQTVEAFASCIVGPDYFWCQFSNSEILDQITLVAQEYGNSSETQPIKVDKLDPGSLCLARFCDDQMWYRGQVINKWTNVVSVLFVDFGNESETSEDSLKALPCDLLESPPQAFLCQLEGFDPSKGSWDTGATDNFYKLLVDKPLKVTVQCIDSNPPYYVKVESPQCLVNELMMKFWSGSAQNDQTSSEVIESIASTSDQQVSEDKMSVSLGISTEDMHTIEQHGADQIKPLIVKGDLLDVPEKKVDDQLDGADVIAVVTNTDVSADDPSRMDLEIHKVCHESDEGIPVVSTEQMLLHTEKRKDIDGSEKAGNPKTASRSIAGLENLILPMVCTEDSCDSVKCIFK is encoded by the exons GAGCTTTGCATATTGGCCAATGTGTCAGCTTTATGTCTTGAGAGTGCATGGTCTGTGGATGCTTTAAATGtcatcagatctctgtgtggaaaAGACATCTCCGGGTGTGTGCAGGATGTGATAATGCCTTCCAGAATCATCATTCTTGACATTCCTAGTCTATCCAAACAAATGTATGACCTTGGATTTGCTAGAAATATGTCTAACGGAGACTTTAAAAGCTTGGTAATGCATTTACAGCATTTGCCAAGAAAAAACCCTTCCATACAGACTGACCTTGTGAATACAAATAGTCAGGAGGAGCATGCCAGTGACCCGGACAGGTTGGATCAATACCTGTATCCTGAGTTGTTGCCTGGAGCAGTTGAGACCGTAACTGTGACGCAAGTTATTAATCCATTGAAAATCTATTGCAAATTGCATGTCTTATCACAAGAGCTCAAGAAATTAAGTGAACAGCTCCAAGAATACTATGAAGACTCTTTCGCTGTTCAGATGCCAATGTTGCTGTATGATGGGTCTCCATGTGCAACCAAAGGAAGTGAAGGCAAGTGGTATCGATCTGTACTTCAGCAGAACAATGTCTCCGATGTTGTCAAAGTCTTTCATGTCGATTATGGAATTGGAGATTTTGTTAAACTCTCCAATATCAGACCTTTATCTGCAAGGTTCTTCAAATTGCCAGTTGTCACCTATGCATGCTCTCTACATGGTGTCATTGACAAAGGCATTGGATGGAGGACAGAACAGATAGAGTATCTGAAATCTGTTGTACTGGATCAAATCCTTGTTGGGAAATTTGAGCATTACAGTGCAAATGAGAGTGTCTATTATATAACGCTTTATGGAAATGACAGTGTGAATGTGAACGACACTTTTGGCCACAGAGAGCAGTGTTTGTCAACGACTGAAAAGATTTGTGGTGACCGAACTCTTGAGACTCTAAACAAAGTAGCACACAAAGATATGTCTGGGAGAAATGTGCCTGTACATTGTCTTGCTTCAACCACTTTAACCAAGTGCTCCGATTCTTTTGAAGATGTCACTGTTACCAGACTTTCCGAAAATGGAAAAAACCTACAACCCGCAGAGGTACGTCCCTCATCGAATGTCACTGCAGCTCCATCTTTTCAGAATGAAACATATGTTGTTTCCCCACCCAAAACTGAAGTGGGCGCAGAGGAGAAGGTTCAAATAACCTGTGTCCAAAGTGTAAATCAGTTCTATGGCCATTTTGCACAAAATACTGAAACGGTCATGAAAATGACCATAGATATTCAACAACTGTGCCAAAATCAACCACAAGCAAAGTTTTCAATTTACCCTGAGATGATGTGTCTTGCTAAATACGCCGATGGGCTGTGGCACCGAGGACAAATTGAATCAACGCATCCGAAAATACTTGTCCAATTCGTAGACTATGGTGACGTGGTGGTTTTGGAGAAATCTGATATTCTGCCACTTCCTCCAAAGGCTAGTGAAATTGCATCCATTCCCATTCAGGCTGTTCAGTTTGAACTTTTCAATGTCACATTACCTGAGCAATGTGAGCTTAATGAGTGGTTTAAAAACTATGCTACAGACTGCATGTTCACCGCCATTGTGAAACAAAATTCAGGCAAACTATCAGTGGTGATTTATGACGAGAAAACAAACCTCAACTCAAAAATTAAAGAGCAGTGGAACAAAACGTCCAAAGGAAAAGGGTTTACCTTCAGCAAAGGAACGGAAAAGGCTCATATTTTCAGTAAGTCTGCAGAAGGCATGGAGTCTAGAGGTGAGAGACACAATTTCAAAACTACATCAAAAGCACATAAGACCTGTAAGAAGGTCCCAAAACCAGTTGTTGAAGACACATTGGAACAAAACTTCCAGACTGTTACTAGTCACACAACTGGACATAGTAGAGCTAAGCCTATTGTTTTACAGCAACAAGTGTCAAGTCATTATCCTAAGCTCACAGACCTTCCCCCGAGAGCCTTGGATGCAGGATTAGTTTCAGACATCTATGTTTCACATTGTAATAGTCCCTCAAGTTTTTTTGTACAATTGGCAAGTGATGAAGGTGAAATATTTTCCCTTCTTGACAAACTTAATTATGCTCCGTTAAGTGTTGCACAAGTTGAACTCGACCTGTTGCAGTCAAATGACTTGGTCGTAGCTGAATATACTGCTGATGGTGCCTGGTATCGTGCGGTTGTTCAAGACAAGAAAAATGGCGTAGTTCAGGTGCAGTTTATTGACTTTGGCAATGAGGCAACACTCCTGCCCCATAAAATAAGGCATCTTGACAAGCAGTTCCTCAGCAGCCCCAGGTTCAGTATTCAGTGCACACTTGAAGATGGTAGAAGGGGAAAAAGAGATTGGACCCAGGAAGAGATAATGACTTTCAAAAAAGCAGCAGGTGAATATGGTGAGAAGAAAATTCAATGTAAGTTCATCCAAAAGGACGCATCTGCTTGGATTGTTAGTttagaacttgaacttgaggaAAGGCATTTGTTTGATGCCGTTCTCAAACCAGGTGCTCAACCTGAATCCCAAATGCACTGTGATGAATGTATCCAGCCGTTTGCATTCAAGGAACCAGCTATAAGTCAAGGACAAATTGTAGATGCATATGCTTCATCTATCGTTGGACCAAATTACTTCTGGTGCCAGTTCAAAAACTCAGAGGAACTTGACAAAATCTCCCTGCTTGCACAAGAAATAGGAAACTCTAGTCAAACAAAACCAATTCGGCCAGATCAGTTATGCCAAGGACCCTGCCTGGCACTCTTTTCTGACAGGCTATGGTACCGTGCACAGGTTATCAATACACATTCTAAAACAGTCTCTGTTCATTTTATAGATTATGGAAATGAGTCTGAAATTGACTTGATCTTTGTTAAACCCCTGCCCACCAAGCTCCTGGAAAGCCCTCCACAAGCATTTCTTTGTCAGTTAGAAGTTTTGGGGTCCGCGGATGGCATGTGGAGCGACGCTGCAGCTGATAAGTTCTTTGAGCTTCTGGTGGATGAACCCTTAAAAGTGACCATTCAGAATACGGTAATGTCCTCTGACCTTCCAAACTGTTCTCAGTATAATGTCATTGTTGAATGCAATGGGCTAATTGTTAATGATCTTATGAAAGATTATTGGTGTGACCCCAAGCCTCAAGTTTGTAGCAAAGTGACCGTGGGCGCAAATATAAAACCCACTGCAAGTGAGCACAGTTTTGGAATAAAAAGCTCTGAAACCGTTCAGAAAGATAACGCTCCCAAGCTTAACTGTGGCCAGGTAAATAATGGAGCATCAAATGATGTAAACCCTGACCTTCATAGCTTTGACCCTCAGATTTCTCAGAACAAATTAGTGGCAGCCGAGACCCAAGAGAAAAGCATTACGTACCCAACATTGACCGCGGTAGATGGAAGCATGATGGTTCCTGAACTATCAGTGCAGTGTTTACCTCAAGCTGTAGATCTTCCTCTACGTATGATAGAACCAGGCAAGGTGTCTGAAGTGTATGTTTCACACATCAACAGCCTGACAAGTTTTTTTGTTCAACTGGTAGAAGATGAAAACGCATTATTCACCCTCACCGAGCTATTGAATTCCCATCAGCCATCTGAGAAAGATGATATTCATGCATCCAGTGTTCAGCAGGGAAGTTTGGTGAAGGCCATGTTTTCTGAAGATGATTCTTGGTATCGTGCGGTCGTGAAGGATATGACTCAAAATGGCATGATTCAGGTAGAGTTCATAGATTTTGGAAATGAGGCAAATGTTTCTCTCCTTAAAATTTGTAGACTTGATGTGCCACTGCTGTCTTACCCGAGGTTCGGCATTCACTGCAGCGTCAATCTAGATGATCAATTTAAGATGCAGAAAGGAATGGAGCAGATGTTTCTCTTCAATAATATATTTGGTGAAGCTGGTGAGAACAAGCTGTCTTGCAAGTTTATCAAAGAAAATGGCATTACTTGGGAAGTTAAAATTACTCCCAGTGGCAACTCTTCCGATTCAAATGAGAAATTGGATAGTTTAGATGCAAAAGCATCACCGGTAGTATCCAAACCTGTGAAGGACACATTCCAGCTGCTCTTCAAGAAACCAGAAGTGTCTTTGGGGCAGACAGTAGAAGCCTTTGCATCATGCATTGTTGGACCAGATTACTTCTGGTGCCAGTTTTCAAACTCTGAAATTCTTGACCAAATCACCCTGGTTGCCCAAGAATATGGAAACTCTAGTGAGACACAGCCGATTAAGGTGGACAAGTTGGATCCTGGAAGCCTGTGCCTGGCTCGTTTCTGTGATGATCAGATGTGGTATCGTGGGCAGGTTATTAATAAATGGACAAACGTTGTATCTGTCCTTTTTGTTGACTTCGGAAATGAGTCTGAAACCAGTGAAGACTCTCTTAAGGCACTGCCTTGTGACTTGCTGGAAAGTCCACCTCAAGCTTTTCTGTGTCAGTTGGAAGGGTTTGATCCTTCCAAGGGATCTTGGGACACTGGTGCTACTGATAACTTCTACAAGCTCTTAGTGGATAAACCTCTTAAAGTGACTGTGCAGTGCATTGACAGTAACCCTCCATATTATGTTAAAGTTGAGTCTCCGCAATGTCTTGTTAATGAGCTTATGATGAAGTTTTGGAGTGGTTCTGCACAAAATGATCAGACCTCTTCTGAGGTGATTGAATCCATTGCATCAACATCTGATCAACAGGTTTCAGAGGATAAAATGAGTGTGAGCCTTGGAATCTCTACAGAGGATATGCACACAATTGAACAACATGGAGCTGATCAAATCAAACCTTTAATAGTAAAAGGAGACTTGCTTGATGTACCTGAGAAGAAGGTGGATGATCAGCTTGATGGAGCAGATGTGATTGCTGTGGTCACTAATACTGATGTCAGTGCTGATGATCCTTCAAGGATGGATTTAGAAATCCACAAAGTCTGTCATGAATCTGATGAGGGCATCCCTGTTGTGTCAACTGAGCAAATGCTGCTgcacacagagaaaagaaaagatataGATGGATCTGAAAAAG CGGGCAACCCGAAGACGGCAAGCAGAAGTATAGCTGGTTTAGAAAATCTAATTTTACCCATG GTTTGCACTGAAGATTCATGTGACTCTGTTAAGTGCATCTTcaaataa
- the tdrd6b gene encoding tudor domain-containing protein 6 isoform X1: protein MCSFPGLPVVGSNTTVHITRVNLNPHTVLVEFGGSLNNGQENIEVYQHLKKDLDIPRKRQQHTFEGKPGEVCLVYEDRTWHRARILSKSEHEYKVFLIDDGKLLWVSSKVLTKCPQNLCSLSPKVELCILANVSALCLESAWSVDALNVIRSLCGKDISGCVQDVIMPSRIIILDIPSLSKQMYDLGFARNMSNGDFKSLVMHLQHLPRKNPSIQTDLVNTNSQEEHASDPDRLDQYLYPELLPGAVETVTVTQVINPLKIYCKLHVLSQELKKLSEQLQEYYEDSFAVQMPMLLYDGSPCATKGSEGKWYRSVLQQNNVSDVVKVFHVDYGIGDFVKLSNIRPLSARFFKLPVVTYACSLHGVIDKGIGWRTEQIEYLKSVVLDQILVGKFEHYSANESVYYITLYGNDSVNVNDTFGHREQCLSTTEKICGDRTLETLNKVAHKDMSGRNVPVHCLASTTLTKCSDSFEDVTVTRLSENGKNLQPAEVRPSSNVTAAPSFQNETYVVSPPKTEVGAEEKVQITCVQSVNQFYGHFAQNTETVMKMTIDIQQLCQNQPQAKFSIYPEMMCLAKYADGLWHRGQIESTHPKILVQFVDYGDVVVLEKSDILPLPPKASEIASIPIQAVQFELFNVTLPEQCELNEWFKNYATDCMFTAIVKQNSGKLSVVIYDEKTNLNSKIKEQWNKTSKGKGFTFSKGTEKAHIFSKSAEGMESRGERHNFKTTSKAHKTCKKVPKPVVEDTLEQNFQTVTSHTTGHSRAKPIVLQQQVSSHYPKLTDLPPRALDAGLVSDIYVSHCNSPSSFFVQLASDEGEIFSLLDKLNYAPLSVAQVELDLLQSNDLVVAEYTADGAWYRAVVQDKKNGVVQVQFIDFGNEATLLPHKIRHLDKQFLSSPRFSIQCTLEDGRRGKRDWTQEEIMTFKKAAGEYGEKKIQCKFIQKDASAWIVSLELELEERHLFDAVLKPGAQPESQMHCDECIQPFAFKEPAISQGQIVDAYASSIVGPNYFWCQFKNSEELDKISLLAQEIGNSSQTKPIRPDQLCQGPCLALFSDRLWYRAQVINTHSKTVSVHFIDYGNESEIDLIFVKPLPTKLLESPPQAFLCQLEVLGSADGMWSDAAADKFFELLVDEPLKVTIQNTVMSSDLPNCSQYNVIVECNGLIVNDLMKDYWCDPKPQVCSKVTVGANIKPTASEHSFGIKSSETVQKDNAPKLNCGQVNNGASNDVNPDLHSFDPQISQNKLVAAETQEKSITYPTLTAVDGSMMVPELSVQCLPQAVDLPLRMIEPGKVSEVYVSHINSLTSFFVQLVEDENALFTLTELLNSHQPSEKDDIHASSVQQGSLVKAMFSEDDSWYRAVVKDMTQNGMIQVEFIDFGNEANVSLLKICRLDVPLLSYPRFGIHCSVNLDDQFKMQKGMEQMFLFNNIFGEAGENKLSCKFIKENGITWEVKITPSGNSSDSNEKLDSLDAKASPVVSKPVKDTFQLLFKKPEVSLGQTVEAFASCIVGPDYFWCQFSNSEILDQITLVAQEYGNSSETQPIKVDKLDPGSLCLARFCDDQMWYRGQVINKWTNVVSVLFVDFGNESETSEDSLKALPCDLLESPPQAFLCQLEGFDPSKGSWDTGATDNFYKLLVDKPLKVTVQCIDSNPPYYVKVESPQCLVNELMMKFWSGSAQNDQTSSEVIESIASTSDQQVSEDKMSVSLGISTEDMHTIEQHGADQIKPLIVKGDLLDVPEKKVDDQLDGADVIAVVTNTDVSADDPSRMDLEIHKVCHESDEGIPVVSTEQMLLHTEKRKDIDGSEKAGNPKTASRSIAGLENLILPMVFGFLFMLFLFFGMWGFFFKFIK from the exons GAGCTTTGCATATTGGCCAATGTGTCAGCTTTATGTCTTGAGAGTGCATGGTCTGTGGATGCTTTAAATGtcatcagatctctgtgtggaaaAGACATCTCCGGGTGTGTGCAGGATGTGATAATGCCTTCCAGAATCATCATTCTTGACATTCCTAGTCTATCCAAACAAATGTATGACCTTGGATTTGCTAGAAATATGTCTAACGGAGACTTTAAAAGCTTGGTAATGCATTTACAGCATTTGCCAAGAAAAAACCCTTCCATACAGACTGACCTTGTGAATACAAATAGTCAGGAGGAGCATGCCAGTGACCCGGACAGGTTGGATCAATACCTGTATCCTGAGTTGTTGCCTGGAGCAGTTGAGACCGTAACTGTGACGCAAGTTATTAATCCATTGAAAATCTATTGCAAATTGCATGTCTTATCACAAGAGCTCAAGAAATTAAGTGAACAGCTCCAAGAATACTATGAAGACTCTTTCGCTGTTCAGATGCCAATGTTGCTGTATGATGGGTCTCCATGTGCAACCAAAGGAAGTGAAGGCAAGTGGTATCGATCTGTACTTCAGCAGAACAATGTCTCCGATGTTGTCAAAGTCTTTCATGTCGATTATGGAATTGGAGATTTTGTTAAACTCTCCAATATCAGACCTTTATCTGCAAGGTTCTTCAAATTGCCAGTTGTCACCTATGCATGCTCTCTACATGGTGTCATTGACAAAGGCATTGGATGGAGGACAGAACAGATAGAGTATCTGAAATCTGTTGTACTGGATCAAATCCTTGTTGGGAAATTTGAGCATTACAGTGCAAATGAGAGTGTCTATTATATAACGCTTTATGGAAATGACAGTGTGAATGTGAACGACACTTTTGGCCACAGAGAGCAGTGTTTGTCAACGACTGAAAAGATTTGTGGTGACCGAACTCTTGAGACTCTAAACAAAGTAGCACACAAAGATATGTCTGGGAGAAATGTGCCTGTACATTGTCTTGCTTCAACCACTTTAACCAAGTGCTCCGATTCTTTTGAAGATGTCACTGTTACCAGACTTTCCGAAAATGGAAAAAACCTACAACCCGCAGAGGTACGTCCCTCATCGAATGTCACTGCAGCTCCATCTTTTCAGAATGAAACATATGTTGTTTCCCCACCCAAAACTGAAGTGGGCGCAGAGGAGAAGGTTCAAATAACCTGTGTCCAAAGTGTAAATCAGTTCTATGGCCATTTTGCACAAAATACTGAAACGGTCATGAAAATGACCATAGATATTCAACAACTGTGCCAAAATCAACCACAAGCAAAGTTTTCAATTTACCCTGAGATGATGTGTCTTGCTAAATACGCCGATGGGCTGTGGCACCGAGGACAAATTGAATCAACGCATCCGAAAATACTTGTCCAATTCGTAGACTATGGTGACGTGGTGGTTTTGGAGAAATCTGATATTCTGCCACTTCCTCCAAAGGCTAGTGAAATTGCATCCATTCCCATTCAGGCTGTTCAGTTTGAACTTTTCAATGTCACATTACCTGAGCAATGTGAGCTTAATGAGTGGTTTAAAAACTATGCTACAGACTGCATGTTCACCGCCATTGTGAAACAAAATTCAGGCAAACTATCAGTGGTGATTTATGACGAGAAAACAAACCTCAACTCAAAAATTAAAGAGCAGTGGAACAAAACGTCCAAAGGAAAAGGGTTTACCTTCAGCAAAGGAACGGAAAAGGCTCATATTTTCAGTAAGTCTGCAGAAGGCATGGAGTCTAGAGGTGAGAGACACAATTTCAAAACTACATCAAAAGCACATAAGACCTGTAAGAAGGTCCCAAAACCAGTTGTTGAAGACACATTGGAACAAAACTTCCAGACTGTTACTAGTCACACAACTGGACATAGTAGAGCTAAGCCTATTGTTTTACAGCAACAAGTGTCAAGTCATTATCCTAAGCTCACAGACCTTCCCCCGAGAGCCTTGGATGCAGGATTAGTTTCAGACATCTATGTTTCACATTGTAATAGTCCCTCAAGTTTTTTTGTACAATTGGCAAGTGATGAAGGTGAAATATTTTCCCTTCTTGACAAACTTAATTATGCTCCGTTAAGTGTTGCACAAGTTGAACTCGACCTGTTGCAGTCAAATGACTTGGTCGTAGCTGAATATACTGCTGATGGTGCCTGGTATCGTGCGGTTGTTCAAGACAAGAAAAATGGCGTAGTTCAGGTGCAGTTTATTGACTTTGGCAATGAGGCAACACTCCTGCCCCATAAAATAAGGCATCTTGACAAGCAGTTCCTCAGCAGCCCCAGGTTCAGTATTCAGTGCACACTTGAAGATGGTAGAAGGGGAAAAAGAGATTGGACCCAGGAAGAGATAATGACTTTCAAAAAAGCAGCAGGTGAATATGGTGAGAAGAAAATTCAATGTAAGTTCATCCAAAAGGACGCATCTGCTTGGATTGTTAGTttagaacttgaacttgaggaAAGGCATTTGTTTGATGCCGTTCTCAAACCAGGTGCTCAACCTGAATCCCAAATGCACTGTGATGAATGTATCCAGCCGTTTGCATTCAAGGAACCAGCTATAAGTCAAGGACAAATTGTAGATGCATATGCTTCATCTATCGTTGGACCAAATTACTTCTGGTGCCAGTTCAAAAACTCAGAGGAACTTGACAAAATCTCCCTGCTTGCACAAGAAATAGGAAACTCTAGTCAAACAAAACCAATTCGGCCAGATCAGTTATGCCAAGGACCCTGCCTGGCACTCTTTTCTGACAGGCTATGGTACCGTGCACAGGTTATCAATACACATTCTAAAACAGTCTCTGTTCATTTTATAGATTATGGAAATGAGTCTGAAATTGACTTGATCTTTGTTAAACCCCTGCCCACCAAGCTCCTGGAAAGCCCTCCACAAGCATTTCTTTGTCAGTTAGAAGTTTTGGGGTCCGCGGATGGCATGTGGAGCGACGCTGCAGCTGATAAGTTCTTTGAGCTTCTGGTGGATGAACCCTTAAAAGTGACCATTCAGAATACGGTAATGTCCTCTGACCTTCCAAACTGTTCTCAGTATAATGTCATTGTTGAATGCAATGGGCTAATTGTTAATGATCTTATGAAAGATTATTGGTGTGACCCCAAGCCTCAAGTTTGTAGCAAAGTGACCGTGGGCGCAAATATAAAACCCACTGCAAGTGAGCACAGTTTTGGAATAAAAAGCTCTGAAACCGTTCAGAAAGATAACGCTCCCAAGCTTAACTGTGGCCAGGTAAATAATGGAGCATCAAATGATGTAAACCCTGACCTTCATAGCTTTGACCCTCAGATTTCTCAGAACAAATTAGTGGCAGCCGAGACCCAAGAGAAAAGCATTACGTACCCAACATTGACCGCGGTAGATGGAAGCATGATGGTTCCTGAACTATCAGTGCAGTGTTTACCTCAAGCTGTAGATCTTCCTCTACGTATGATAGAACCAGGCAAGGTGTCTGAAGTGTATGTTTCACACATCAACAGCCTGACAAGTTTTTTTGTTCAACTGGTAGAAGATGAAAACGCATTATTCACCCTCACCGAGCTATTGAATTCCCATCAGCCATCTGAGAAAGATGATATTCATGCATCCAGTGTTCAGCAGGGAAGTTTGGTGAAGGCCATGTTTTCTGAAGATGATTCTTGGTATCGTGCGGTCGTGAAGGATATGACTCAAAATGGCATGATTCAGGTAGAGTTCATAGATTTTGGAAATGAGGCAAATGTTTCTCTCCTTAAAATTTGTAGACTTGATGTGCCACTGCTGTCTTACCCGAGGTTCGGCATTCACTGCAGCGTCAATCTAGATGATCAATTTAAGATGCAGAAAGGAATGGAGCAGATGTTTCTCTTCAATAATATATTTGGTGAAGCTGGTGAGAACAAGCTGTCTTGCAAGTTTATCAAAGAAAATGGCATTACTTGGGAAGTTAAAATTACTCCCAGTGGCAACTCTTCCGATTCAAATGAGAAATTGGATAGTTTAGATGCAAAAGCATCACCGGTAGTATCCAAACCTGTGAAGGACACATTCCAGCTGCTCTTCAAGAAACCAGAAGTGTCTTTGGGGCAGACAGTAGAAGCCTTTGCATCATGCATTGTTGGACCAGATTACTTCTGGTGCCAGTTTTCAAACTCTGAAATTCTTGACCAAATCACCCTGGTTGCCCAAGAATATGGAAACTCTAGTGAGACACAGCCGATTAAGGTGGACAAGTTGGATCCTGGAAGCCTGTGCCTGGCTCGTTTCTGTGATGATCAGATGTGGTATCGTGGGCAGGTTATTAATAAATGGACAAACGTTGTATCTGTCCTTTTTGTTGACTTCGGAAATGAGTCTGAAACCAGTGAAGACTCTCTTAAGGCACTGCCTTGTGACTTGCTGGAAAGTCCACCTCAAGCTTTTCTGTGTCAGTTGGAAGGGTTTGATCCTTCCAAGGGATCTTGGGACACTGGTGCTACTGATAACTTCTACAAGCTCTTAGTGGATAAACCTCTTAAAGTGACTGTGCAGTGCATTGACAGTAACCCTCCATATTATGTTAAAGTTGAGTCTCCGCAATGTCTTGTTAATGAGCTTATGATGAAGTTTTGGAGTGGTTCTGCACAAAATGATCAGACCTCTTCTGAGGTGATTGAATCCATTGCATCAACATCTGATCAACAGGTTTCAGAGGATAAAATGAGTGTGAGCCTTGGAATCTCTACAGAGGATATGCACACAATTGAACAACATGGAGCTGATCAAATCAAACCTTTAATAGTAAAAGGAGACTTGCTTGATGTACCTGAGAAGAAGGTGGATGATCAGCTTGATGGAGCAGATGTGATTGCTGTGGTCACTAATACTGATGTCAGTGCTGATGATCCTTCAAGGATGGATTTAGAAATCCACAAAGTCTGTCATGAATCTGATGAGGGCATCCCTGTTGTGTCAACTGAGCAAATGCTGCTgcacacagagaaaagaaaagatataGATGGATCTGAAAAAG CGGGCAACCCGAAGACGGCAAGCAGAAGTATAGCTGGTTTAGAAAATCTAATTTTACCCATGGTATTTGGTTTTTTGTTTATGCTTTTCCTTTTCTTTGGTAtgtggggatttttttttaaattcattaagtAA